Genomic segment of Benincasa hispida cultivar B227 chromosome 1, ASM972705v1, whole genome shotgun sequence:
TTTTCATACCAAAAGATAGATCAATCTGTCATTCATCTTCATTCATTATAATCACCCATCACCATTTACATTCATCATCATAAGCACCATTAAGAATAAAAAGTACAGCGAACATAGTCTCATCACTGTTAGCTACTGATGCTTGGAATTATgtggtggaaatatggatgatatgcgttgatggattttcGTTGTggactcaagtttccccagcaaaattcaagtgtaaattcctctgagtttcctggtaagtctagggtcgaacacagggacttgtgaaaatagtttgcattggtgatttttatgaagacttgcgataaccatttaaataaataaatcgttaggttttttgtttgcgttgatgaaaaaataaataacaaatgtggtggagtttgaaaaaagtttgtaaacgggagatgcgatgaatatgcggtgaatgggttgagaagggttcggctaacactctctagaatgcgttcatgcaacatgcatacaatagtaaaccacctctcggcgtgaatgctacaacttctaatactagaacacGTGCGATGTATGTGCgaaggtgtctatagggcctacacataaacctctaattcttgtctatgcgacgatacacaaacaaggcgaccacatatcatcatacctattcctaggatgcatgcgatgcaagttgacaacaAAGCTTATTtataagtccctatctcttgtttatacaagcctaatcttgctctttcaagtccagattctaacctagctctctctaggttctttctttagactctctctcgagtaactctaaagggtattttgcacagcataaaacaagaaaatcgCAAGTAATAAACTtactaggtcatgttagcttagttcttctcaacccattcgactagcttagctactcatgcatattaagagagtgagcagatgtagaaatagaacttccattaaatagatatgaagatgaagtacaaaataacaatgcaagtttaataaagagcctggtagtaatttcttgctgccaggcgtttacactgtttctactcgtgctctaaagataatctcgctctcgcgaaagtcggcccgctctctgctcttacgccccaaggttctctctcgagttactATGGGCGATCTCCGGCGCCatcactcttctcttgctccgccttaaaatggaaaggaaattatgaacaaaagcaactggttaactcgtcaaccgatcaaccccctctctgaagaatgcccttggtatttatagagcatccatggtgaaaggtggcttctctctcctggttgtacaaatgggacaactttaattcctgactgatgcgtcggataattgtcgccgataaagctgaatgtactttgtgaccgttatcggttatcaacttaatttagatccgactgtcatcaactttttatcccatcgctcttaattatcctttcacctggatgcgcttaccatgttgcactgaccaagttgcggcaatccttctcgggcgaatgtttaaaagcacgatcaacgcaaagccttgcggtgaagttgcgctcgaccagtgaattcctatgatcgcaatctttgcattgcgttaacacatattctgcacaaaaatataaagataaactattttaatgtgttggatgcatgcgaccgcaatattatagaatttatgcttaatggacgcaatttaacatatttcatcaacgcaatctaacattgtttaagaacttagcactatgataacgtgcatttctgcccgttgtTAGCTGCCCTTATATTTTCTAGAACTAACACATCAGTCCTATCATTCTCAGTTACATCAACAATATCATCCTCAACATGCAAGTTGTTATTGTCAGGACACATTCAATAGTATCTTGAATTTGTGTTGGTTCAAATTCATGGATCGGAGTTGGTGGAACAGTAGGGGACACTATTTCCTTTATGAGATTCTTTCTGTAATATGTTAGCCAAGAGACTTGTTTAGTAGGTAGAACATTGTCATGGGAACTCAAGATAGGTTCAAAAAGATCAATAAGGACTGAGGATGTTGACCAATTAGTCTCTTAACTAAtactctccccctgaagatgactaacagGGAAGAAGGGTTGATCCTTAAGAAATGTGACATCCATGGAGATGAAGTACTTTCGAGAAGAAGGATGGAAGCATTTATAACCTCGCTGGTGAAGGGGATACCCAAGGAAGACACATTTCTGAGCATAAGGGGTAAACTTAGTTTGGTTAAGGCAATGACTATGGACAAAAATAGAGCACCCAAAAACCTGGAGAGAAACATTAAGAATAAGTCGTGTGGTTGGGTACGACTCATTGAGGCATTCAAGAGGAATTTGGAGTTGGAGGACACAAGAAGGCACTCGATTAATAAGATGAGCTACAGTTAAAACTGTATCTCCCCACAAATAAGATGGAAGAGAAGTAGACAGCATGAGAGACTGGACAACCTCGAGGAGATGACAATTTTTCCTTCAACCACCCCATTCTATTGAAGGGTATAGAAACACGAACTTTAGTGAACAATTCCTTTAGAAGGCAAAAATTCATGAAGGGTATTATTGAGAAATTCATGACCATTGCCAATTCGAAGAATCGCAATTTTGGTATTGAAGCGAGTCTCGATAGTGgtttaaaattgttgaaatattGATGAAACCTTTGATTTGTCAGTGAGTAGAATGACCCACGTAAGACGGGCATGATCATCGATAAATGTCATAAACCACCGCTTTCTTGAAGAAGTGGTAACACTAGAGGGACCCTAGACATTACTATGAATAAGAGTAAAGGGCTGAGAAGGTTTGTAAGGTTGAGAAGAAAAGGTGATCCTATGTTGTTTTCCATGAATTCATACATCACACGACAAATAAGAGAcatcaactttattgaataaattaggGAAATAAagatttcatatattgaaaatttggatgaCCAAGGTGAAAATGTCACAACATACAATCTTTCTCTGAAgttgaaaaataagaagataACAAACTAGTCCTATAGTTGTTCCTAGAAGAAGTATCACCATCAAGGAAGTAAAGTCCCCTATTATGTCGGGTAGTGCCAATCATCCTCCCTGAGCTCAAGTCTTGaaagaaaacattatccagtgaGAAGGCAATTTGACAATTGAGATCTCTGGTTATCTTACTAATAAATAAGAGACTGTAAGATATTTTAGGTACATGCAACacattttgtaaagttaaatcATGGAAGGGAGAAATATGCTATTTGCCCGCAATAGGAGCAAAAGACCAATCTGCAATTCTGATCTTTTCATTACCATTACACGAAAGATACGATAAAAAGTTATTAGACGACCTAGTTAAATGATCTGTAGcccctgaatcaagtatccatggTTTATTGTCATTTATGCTTAGGAGACTTAAGGATTGTGATGTATCTGATTGAGTTATTGTCCCAAGGGAAGGGAGCAAGGTCATTTTGGCAATTCATCTGAGATTGTAGCTGAAAAGTACTTGTAGATTCACTCACAAGAGCTTGACCAAGATTGGACTAGTCATTCAGAGGGCGTTATCTGCCATTCAGTGGTCTACTATGTAATTTCCAACACTATTCCTTTGTATGCCAGGGTTTCTTACAATGCTCACACACTAGAGTctgtttcccttttcttttttttttttttttttgcactatCATTACTAGATAATTTTGCACTGAATCAGTAGTAGACACAGTTGTGATGTTCATAGCACTGGATCTGTCTTCCTTAAGGCGAACCTCAAAATACACTTCCATAAGAGAGGGTATAGGTCTTTGTCCCAGTATACAGCCTCAAACTACATCGAATTTAGAGTTCAAACTAGCTAGGAAATCATATACACGATCTATTTCCTCAATATTGGAATACTAGACACCTCCACAAGGACAATCCCAGATAATTTCACGACATAAGTCTATCTCCTACCAGATTAGGGACAATTTATTAAAGTATGAGTGACATCCATCATCCCCTATTTGCACTCGTGAACTTGTTTACACAAAATGTAAAGGCAAGACCATTCTACCTCTTAGAATATAATTTTTGAATTGCATCCTAGATATCTCAAGCAGTTGTAGCATACAACAATGGTTTCCCTATCTAAGACTCCATACTATTAATCACTAGTGATCGTAGCAAGGAgtcttttccttttcaaatgtGCTCTTGAGGGTCCCCTAGTCTAGGTCTAGGTATCTCACCAGTTAAATACTCAAACATGTAACGCTCTTCAGGAGCCATTTTAATTTACTGAGACCAAGAGAAATAATTATGGTCATTTAACTTTTCTTCTGCAATTAAGCCTGTAGAATTTCCCAGAGATAAATAGTTTGCAGTAGTTAAAGCAGGGGAAAAGGTTATGACTATCTAGATACATCGGTAGATCGAAAGGAATGTCTGAATTCAATACACTTGAATTTAAGTTTGTGGAAGCGCCTAGGACTACCCCAAGAACAATGATTTATTGTTGAAAACTTGTCTGAAGATTAGCCAACTGTTGTTGAACCATTGTCGAAGATAGACCCATCGATCCATGGTGTTCATAGCTTGGCAGCACAGGAGAAAGAAATCCCAACAGTGGCAGGTATGCGACTGGTGGTTGTTTAGAAGATGGACCGTAGCTTGTAGCTAGAATATCATATGCAATGGGTGATTTGCCTCTGTGGTGGGTGGAAGACTCAAAGCATCGACTTCAGATTCCAATGGCTGAATGAAGTGGCTACCGACGACTAGACCAAAATCAATGACAACATTGGGGAAGAAAGTAGCCACACTAGGGTTTCCAATCGGGTGCTACGACGAACGTATGTGCAGGGATTGAAGATATCGATCAACAATGGCTTGGACAACAATGGCGACAGCGACAACGATGGTGTCCTCAACAGTTGCGGCTGCAATCGAAGGTTCCATGAGCGACGGTGACGAAAGCAAATGTGGTGAAGACCTAATGTTATCTTGCACTTGTTGGTCTTCGCCGACGATGGTTAAGGTTTCGTCATCATGCTCGGATACCATGTTAAAAGATAGAAATAGAAGATACATGATTTACCTAGAAAACCCTAGAACAAGGAGAGAGAAACCACGATAGTctcctttttattatttttaacataaaatgaaaaatacacGAGGGTCTTATTTATAAGCTCTAACAAGCCTTAatataaaaaaaggaaagaaaaggtAAGATAAATTACTATCATAACCCCGGGACTATAAACAATCACCTAGGTCCCTTAGTTTCAAGGGTTATACACCCGTGTTTGGGATCTTCCAACTTCCACTGAGCAATTTTGTAGTGGTGAGTCCTAAAGAAGATTTTGTAGTGGTGAGTCCTAAAGAAGTTGAAATTCTGGTTTCGCCATCAGAGTGCAGCTTTACGGATGCTATGAAGTCAGAAGTTTCCATTGATGTCATGTTTCCTCAGTCGCCTTTTGTTCTTTGAGTCGAGACATCTGTGAAACCAGCATTTCATGTACTTTTTCTTTCAACTGCAAATGTTGCAAGTAAGGAAATTGGTATTAGAATCAAAGTTCTTAGAATATTTTTGTGAACCAATTCATATTATCGGAGGTACTTTAGAACTCTTGATGCTATACTAACCATTCCAAGAATTAACAATTCAATAATAAAAGCTCAGGTTCATaaggagaaagagaaaaaggcTTACACAACAATTACCTCGCTGAGTCCTATATCATTCTTAACAGATACCAGCAAGGCTCCATCGGGTCCAAATCGCCTGTACCTTTGTAGTTCAATATCGTCATAATCACAGTTTTCTGTGCTGAAGATTACAGGAGACTCTTTCAGAAGATCACATTTAGAGACAACATCGAGCCATAGATGATTGCCATATCTTTCCTTCATTTCTTTGTAGATGGCCAACTGTAAAATATAGGCTCAATGCATATTAGGGTGAAAGagaacaaattaaataaaaataaataaataagaaaaaattgacCAGTTCTGATCGGTTATAGTCATCAGATTGGTTGTTTTCCTTTTTGGAGATGAGGTTCATGTCAAATTCTAAGTCTCGCAGAGGTGAGATGAGAACATTGAAACTTAGATATCACAACTGTTAATGGTTATTGGATGGTTCTCCCTAAACAGGTTAAAACCTACCTTTTTACGTGTGATGATAGAGTTTGGCACATTCATTTGCATTTACATATTAGTTCAACCATCAAATCACACAACCAACTTAAAGATAACTCAATTGATTAAGGCATGTATCATTGACCAAAAGAACaaagatttgaattcttaaaCCCCCACATGTCGTTGAACTAAACAACCAACCATGAAATTGCACTGATATTGTTCCCATTTGAGCAaatgtattaaatttgaaaatgatgataGGCCCAGTGGTACCTGATCGGAAGCTGAAGTGCCGCATTCACCAGACAGATCATGTACAAATAGCACTGCCGTTGGAAGATGCGACAGGACAGCTAGTGTCAACTTCTCCAAATTGTTTCTGTCATCTGCAGATCCAGAGGATAGGTTAATCGAAGAGTTTCGACAACTATACTGACTGGCAGATTTCTTTTCTTGAGATCTCGAGGAAAGATCAGCAGATTCAGCACAATGTCAAAACTCAAAAGTATCGAGAAATATAGACATGATGTtgatattatcaattttgactCATTTTAACTGGCTCGTTAACTAAATAGATGAGATGCCACAGGACTGGCACTTTAATTCGATGCTTGGattagaagggaaaaaaactGAAATTTACGGTTCTCTATAAGATGTCCAAAGCATTAAGTGTAGTTACCATCAGATCTTTTCAGAATCCCAGGTGTATCTGTTACCTGCAATCAGATTGCAGAAGAGAAAAAATTGAacagaaagaagaaagagagagaagttACCACATATTCGAGAGTAAAATATCACCTGAAAATGCTGGTAGTTTAGGACTATATGACCCATCAGTATTCCTCGGGTAGTGAATGGGTAGTTACAGATCTAATGGAAAACAATAGTAGTAAGAAAGATCCATCAAGATTCAGGGCCAACATTCCAGTATTGTCTTTGTAGATCACACAAGGACATGTTAATCAATTTTTCCGTGTTCAAAATCACTGCAAAATATGCTTTtgatcattcaaaatcaatttttatggtAAAAAAATAGTGTTTAAAAGTGTGaaaacattaaattgattttgaataattaaagacatgttttagAATGGTTTTAAACATGAAAAAAGCGGTAataaccatttcaaaatcattcTCAAATAGGAAATACTAGTGAATATGTCTACACCTCAGGCTTCCCAGTAGAGAGGATCCGAACCAAAGACGACTTCCCAACATTAGGGGCTCCAACAAGACAAAGGGTTGGTTTATCCAAGTCTACAACTGGCATTGCCCGTAAAGTCTGATGAATTGTGCATATCAAATATCGTTGTTAGTAAATGTAGAATCCAAATTTTTAACAGCTAGCAGATTTAGATGACCTTAAGCAAGAAAAACAGCTTGCTGCTCCCAAAAGcgtatttaaaaattgaatgcCATTAGACCAAAAGTGTAATGGCCAAGAGGCATTGATTAGAAGGGACGATGTTAAGGAACTGCATCTCCAGAGTTTCCATTCAAGGATAATTACAAGGGGGAACGGTATGAAATTATCCCAGTGATATCACTTCATAAGTACGATATTCAATTAGCCATtgcagaaaaataaaataataatacctTTGCAATATGCAACAGATCATCAACCGCTTTTGCTTGATGGATATAGACTTCTTCCACTTTCTTCATACCCTGCATTTAAAAGAACATTATGGGAAATGATTTCACATATCTGAAAAGAACGCACCTCATTAAGGAGAGAACTAACCGCACTAAGACTTTCCTCAGCATCCCGCTTTGATGTGGACTGCAAAACAAACATGAAAATATGAttgaaaataaactttttttcttttcgtaGCTGTGTGGAGTGGTGGGGGTAGTCACTGAAAAACTAATCAATGCAAGTAGCAGGCAGATCTTTCTAGCTATGTTTTGTTTTGCCAACTCAAAATTTTCCTCCCTAAAATTGCTCCTTCTAAAGTATGAGTGCTTCTTTGACAAATTTCATATGTTAAAAATTGGTGAAAATTACACCTACACGACCTGTAATCTACAAGATTTAACCGAGGAAAACAAAGAAGGAACCCATGACCAGAAGtcgacaaaaataaaaaaatcttaacCTTTGCACAGAGAGAA
This window contains:
- the LOC120070212 gene encoding nucleolar GTP-binding protein 1 isoform X1; translated protein: MALAAPSSGSARALRLNASSSEASMFPMVMFFCMHVIKSSRIYPNQCFCRSIQTETYNVVRGSYIPKTETKDQNEAKEKDQPSKNLESVGAFQKLPMVMPSIDIFHSALKKAKRVSPTKGIANIAKRERNRGAKQLDTLMKELAVPLRTYLEEFPKKEYLHPYECSLIELTLGDGKYEEVLRKVDTLRKKVVSTGKEHASLCAKSTSKRDAEESLSAGMKKVEEVYIHQAKAVDDLLHIAKTLRAMPVVDLDKPTLCLVGAPNVGKSSLVRILSTGKPEICNYPFTTRGILMGHIVLNYQHFQVTDTPGILKRSDDDRNNLEKLTLAVLSHLPTAVLFVHDLSGECGTSASDQLAIYKEMKERYGNHLWLDVVSKCDLLKESPVIFSTENCDYDDIELQRYRRFGPDGALLVSVKNDIGLSELKEKVHEMLVSQMSRLKEQKATEET
- the LOC120070212 gene encoding nucleolar GTP-binding protein 1 isoform X2; translation: MNGACSTVFRLCQSPPTKRLIIRSFYVSYGMHVIKSSRIYPNQCFCRSIQTETYNVVRGSYIPKTETKDQNEAKEKDQPSKNLESVGAFQKLPMVMPSIDIFHSALKKAKRVSPTKGIANIAKRERNRGAKQLDTLMKELAVPLRTYLEEFPKKEYLHPYECSLIELTLGDGKYEEVLRKVDTLRKKVVSTGKEHASLCAKSTSKRDAEESLSAGMKKVEEVYIHQAKAVDDLLHIAKTLRAMPVVDLDKPTLCLVGAPNVGKSSLVRILSTGKPEICNYPFTTRGILMGHIVLNYQHFQVTDTPGILKRSDDDRNNLEKLTLAVLSHLPTAVLFVHDLSGECGTSASDQLAIYKEMKERYGNHLWLDVVSKCDLLKESPVIFSTENCDYDDIELQRYRRFGPDGALLVSVKNDIGLSELKEKVHEMLVSQMSRLKEQKATEET